Proteins from one Catenuloplanes atrovinosus genomic window:
- a CDS encoding ABC transporter permease, which produces MTTVLTVAALTLREAARRRVLRSLAVLTILLLSLSAWGFTRIDAEFGGLTSGESRFAASLVLNLVMFGLSLIAALGTAFLAGPTLAGETESGIALAMLTRPVRRASVLFGKWLGLVAFGTGFVAVAGLAQLLIVLVTTGYWPPSPVTGLALLAAQAVVLLTLGLLLSTTISPMASGIVAVGLFGATWIAGVIGGLGAALGNDSVRRIGTVSQAILPTDGLWRGAMNAFQDPSLLAGFSEAFEGHPFLSAAPLTPAYLGWAAVWTVLILSLAALAFQRRDL; this is translated from the coding sequence ATGACCACCGTGCTCACCGTCGCCGCGCTGACGCTGCGGGAGGCCGCGCGCCGCCGGGTGCTGCGCTCGCTGGCCGTGCTGACGATCCTGCTGCTGTCGCTCAGCGCCTGGGGGTTCACCCGCATCGACGCCGAGTTCGGCGGCCTGACCAGCGGAGAGTCCCGGTTCGCCGCGTCGCTGGTGCTGAACCTGGTGATGTTCGGCCTGAGCCTGATCGCGGCGCTCGGCACCGCGTTCCTGGCCGGGCCCACGCTGGCCGGCGAGACCGAGTCCGGCATCGCGCTGGCCATGCTGACCCGGCCGGTGCGGCGCGCGTCCGTGCTGTTCGGCAAGTGGCTCGGCCTGGTCGCCTTCGGCACCGGTTTCGTGGCCGTGGCGGGCCTGGCGCAGTTGCTCATCGTGCTGGTCACCACGGGCTACTGGCCGCCGTCGCCGGTCACCGGCCTGGCGCTGCTGGCCGCGCAGGCGGTGGTGCTGCTCACGCTGGGCCTGCTGCTGTCCACCACGATCTCGCCGATGGCCTCCGGCATCGTCGCGGTCGGCCTGTTCGGCGCGACCTGGATCGCGGGCGTGATCGGCGGGCTCGGCGCCGCGCTCGGCAACGACAGCGTCCGCCGGATCGGCACGGTCTCGCAGGCGATCCTGCCCACGGACGGGCTCTGGCGCGGGGCGATGAACGCCTTCCAGGACCCGTCGCTGCTCGCCGGCTTCAGCGAGGCGTTCGAGGGCCATCCGTTCCTGAGCGCCGCGCCGCTCACCCCGGCCTACCTGGGCTGGGCCGCGGTCTGGACCGTGCTGATCCTGTCCCTGGCCGCGCTCGCCTTCCAGCGGCGGGACCTCTAG
- a CDS encoding ABC transporter ATP-binding protein produces the protein MTAALTAGPVTATSPAVWADGLRKRYRRRVAVDGVSFTVGRGEVLGLLGPNGAGKTTVIKMLLGLVHPDAGETMLLGRPSRDPRSRAAVGYLPELFRYQPWLTAAEVLTLHARLAGTRDPDRDVLGAVGLADRAGDRVGGFSKGMQQRLGLAVALVARPELVVLDEPTSALDPIGRADVRDLLLALRERGVAVLLNSHLIGEVERVCDRVVILDKGRVAASGTLPELLGARELRLRLDAVGDAAAARLGHVTARDGDWWTIALPDDVPALISDLVGLGVRVHAVEPGRISLEDRLLTILRGNR, from the coding sequence GTGACCGCCGCGCTCACCGCCGGGCCGGTGACCGCCACCAGCCCGGCCGTCTGGGCGGACGGGCTGCGCAAACGCTACCGGCGCCGGGTCGCGGTGGACGGGGTGTCGTTCACGGTCGGCCGCGGCGAGGTGCTCGGCCTGCTCGGGCCGAACGGCGCCGGCAAGACCACGGTGATCAAGATGCTGCTCGGCCTGGTGCACCCGGACGCGGGCGAGACCATGCTGCTCGGCCGCCCGTCCCGCGACCCGCGCTCCCGGGCCGCGGTCGGCTACCTGCCCGAGCTGTTCCGCTACCAGCCGTGGCTGACCGCGGCCGAGGTGCTGACCCTGCACGCCCGGCTGGCCGGCACCCGGGACCCGGACCGGGACGTGCTCGGCGCGGTCGGGCTCGCGGACCGCGCGGGGGACCGGGTCGGCGGCTTCTCCAAGGGCATGCAGCAGCGCCTGGGCCTGGCCGTGGCGCTGGTCGCCCGCCCGGAGCTGGTGGTCCTGGACGAGCCGACCAGCGCGCTCGACCCGATCGGCCGCGCCGACGTCCGTGACCTGCTGCTGGCGCTGCGGGAGCGCGGCGTGGCCGTGCTGCTCAACTCGCACCTGATCGGCGAGGTGGAGCGCGTCTGCGACCGCGTCGTCATCCTGGACAAGGGGCGGGTGGCCGCGTCCGGCACGCTCCCGGAGCTGCTCGGCGCCCGGGAGCTGCGGCTGCGCCTGGACGCGGTCGGCGACGCGGCGGCGGCCCGGCTCGGCCACGTGACGGCCCGGGACGGGGACTGGTGGACGATCGCGCTGCCGGACGACGTACCGGCGCTGATCTCTGATCTCGTGGGTCTGGGTGTGCGCGTGCACGCGGTCGAGCCCGGCCGGATCAGCCTGGAGGACCGTCTGCTCACCATCCTGCGAGGGAACCGATGA
- a CDS encoding class I SAM-dependent methyltransferase, with protein sequence MRDLLTAWDRQQEAYIAHREQRFTVMLEVLELVHGDEFTVLDLACGPGAISDRVLAAFPKARVVAVDHDPILLTVARGALAERHGTDRITIADADLAAPGWERALPTGIDAVLSSTALHWLSPTELSAVYATAATLLRPGGVLLNADHLRYGASHPTLRDVAERHDARTQAAAFAAGTLDYQQWYAEAARRPELAALTAERAARFADRPPQPLAPLAFHLAALEAAGFAETGTVWQYLDDFVVFARR encoded by the coding sequence GTGAGGGACCTGCTGACCGCGTGGGACCGCCAGCAGGAGGCGTACATCGCGCACCGCGAACAGCGCTTCACGGTGATGCTGGAGGTGCTGGAGCTGGTGCACGGCGACGAGTTCACCGTGCTGGACCTGGCGTGCGGGCCGGGCGCGATCTCCGACCGGGTGCTGGCCGCGTTCCCGAAGGCCCGCGTGGTCGCGGTCGACCACGACCCGATCCTGCTCACCGTGGCGCGGGGCGCGCTGGCCGAGCGGCACGGCACCGACCGGATCACGATCGCCGACGCGGACCTGGCCGCGCCCGGCTGGGAACGCGCGCTGCCCACGGGCATCGACGCGGTGCTCAGCTCCACCGCGCTGCACTGGCTCTCCCCCACCGAACTGTCCGCGGTCTACGCCACCGCGGCGACGCTGCTGCGGCCCGGCGGCGTGCTGCTCAACGCGGACCACCTGCGCTACGGCGCCTCCCACCCGACGCTGCGCGACGTCGCCGAGCGGCACGACGCGCGGACGCAGGCCGCGGCCTTCGCCGCCGGGACCCTCGACTACCAGCAGTGGTACGCCGAGGCCGCGCGCCGGCCGGAACTCGCGGCGCTGACCGCGGAACGCGCGGCGCGGTTCGCGGACCGGCCGCCGCAGCCGCTCGCGCCGCTGGCGTTCCACCTGGCCGCGCTGGAGGCGGCCGGGTTCGCCGAGACCGGCACGGTGTGGCAGTACCTCGACGACTTCGTGGTCTTCGCCCGCCGATGA
- a CDS encoding ABC transporter ATP-binding protein has product MRVRGRVLLGEVSLDAPAGAVTGLLGPNGSGKSTLLRVLAGLRRPDAGTVLLDGVDRATLPRRALARRIAIVTQHVPSDVDMSVLDVLLLARIPHRPALAPATVDDERRAEDALAAAGLPGIGHRRWSRLSGGERQRADLARALLQDPDVLLLDEPTNHLDIRHRLALFHRLRGSGRTVVAALHDLDLAAAFCDRIALLHDGRLVSAGTPAEVLTPARIRDVYGVEAEVSAGDDGRPRIRITP; this is encoded by the coding sequence GTGCGGGTACGTGGGCGCGTGCTGCTCGGCGAGGTCTCGCTGGACGCGCCGGCGGGGGCGGTGACCGGGCTGCTCGGCCCGAACGGCTCCGGCAAGTCGACGCTGCTGCGCGTGCTGGCCGGGCTGCGCCGCCCGGACGCCGGCACCGTGTTGCTGGACGGCGTGGATCGTGCCACGCTGCCCCGGCGCGCGCTGGCCCGGCGGATCGCGATCGTCACCCAGCACGTGCCGTCCGATGTGGATATGTCGGTGTTGGACGTGCTGCTGCTGGCGCGCATTCCGCACCGGCCCGCGCTCGCACCGGCCACCGTGGACGACGAGCGCCGGGCCGAGGACGCCCTGGCCGCGGCCGGTCTGCCCGGCATCGGGCACCGCCGCTGGTCGCGGCTGTCCGGCGGCGAACGGCAGCGCGCCGATCTCGCGCGGGCGCTGCTCCAGGACCCGGATGTGCTGCTGCTCGACGAGCCCACGAACCACCTGGACATCCGGCACCGGCTGGCGCTGTTCCACCGGCTGCGCGGCTCCGGCCGGACCGTGGTGGCCGCGCTGCACGATCTGGACCTGGCCGCCGCGTTCTGCGACCGGATCGCGCTGCTGCACGATGGCCGGCTGGTCTCGGCCGGTACGCCCGCCGAGGTGCTCACGCCGGCGCGAATCCGTGACGTCTACGGGGTGGAGGCGGAGGTGAGCGCGGGCGACGACGGCCGCCCGCGGATCCGGATCACACCGTGA
- a CDS encoding HEAT repeat domain-containing protein codes for MTDATLAALIAAARDPDPGERLWAAEHLATEMDDENPAGVAELLALSADPDVRVRDWATFSLSHLVHRDGPEVRAALWARVDDRDEAVRSYALHGLARRRDRRAWPLMLAAFESGVVKEHLFEAAGFLREPALAPHLREFDDEKGRIAAALTECDPALRAARDALVLRVADLLLARAAEFEPTLYCERFTLDILLETNVYRPHHVTDVVAVLRSVGDDPDRAAAKIIDDLRARTPYPRRV; via the coding sequence ATGACCGACGCGACGCTCGCCGCGCTGATCGCCGCCGCCCGCGACCCGGACCCCGGGGAACGGCTGTGGGCCGCGGAGCACCTGGCGACGGAGATGGACGACGAGAATCCGGCCGGCGTCGCGGAGCTGCTGGCGCTCTCCGCCGACCCGGACGTCCGCGTGCGCGACTGGGCGACGTTCAGCCTCAGTCACCTGGTCCACCGGGACGGGCCGGAGGTGCGCGCCGCGCTGTGGGCGCGTGTCGACGACCGGGACGAGGCGGTCCGCTCCTACGCGCTGCACGGCCTGGCCCGCCGGCGTGACCGGCGGGCGTGGCCGCTGATGCTGGCGGCGTTCGAGTCCGGCGTGGTCAAGGAGCACCTCTTCGAGGCCGCCGGATTCCTGCGTGAGCCGGCGCTGGCGCCGCACCTGCGCGAGTTCGACGACGAGAAGGGGCGCATCGCGGCCGCGCTCACCGAGTGCGACCCGGCGTTGCGCGCGGCCCGCGACGCGCTCGTGCTGCGCGTGGCCGACCTGCTCCTCGCGCGGGCGGCGGAGTTCGAGCCGACCCTCTACTGTGAACGGTTCACCCTGGACATCCTGCTGGAGACGAACGTCTACCGGCCGCATCACGTGACGGACGTGGTCGCGGTGCTGCGGTCGGTGGGCGACGATCCGGACCGCGCCGCGGCGAAGATCATCGACGATCTTCGCGCGCGGACGCCGTACCCGCGAAGGGTCTAG
- a CDS encoding FecCD family ABC transporter permease: protein MTGPIRHSAVLAGALAALLLSTAGAVAVGAADLTVPQVLRALAWHAGLPVTPLDPLTDSIIWDLRTPRVLLAALVGAGLAVCGAVLQALTRNALADPYLLGISAGASTGAVAILVFGFATGAAALSLGAFAGSAAAFAVALALAGRRWTEPSRILLAGVAAGQLFSAATSLIVVSDATAQATRGITFWLLGSLTAASWASVALCAAVGAAVLLACWAAAPALDAFTFGTDVAQSLGFSPARVRALLFTATAVLAATLVAASGAIGFVGLTVPHAARALAGSRHRVLLPVCALTGAIFLIWADTAARTVFAPQEVPVGVVTALIGVPAFAVLLRRGGSPA, encoded by the coding sequence ATGACCGGCCCGATACGGCACTCGGCCGTGCTGGCCGGCGCGCTGGCCGCGCTGCTGCTCAGCACGGCCGGGGCGGTCGCGGTCGGCGCCGCGGACCTGACCGTGCCGCAGGTGCTGCGCGCGCTCGCCTGGCACGCGGGACTGCCGGTCACGCCGCTCGACCCGCTGACCGACAGCATCATCTGGGACCTGCGTACGCCGCGCGTGCTGCTGGCCGCGCTGGTCGGCGCCGGGCTGGCGGTGTGCGGCGCGGTGCTGCAGGCGCTCACCCGCAACGCGCTCGCGGACCCGTACCTGCTGGGCATCTCCGCGGGCGCGTCGACCGGCGCGGTGGCGATCCTGGTGTTCGGCTTCGCGACCGGCGCCGCGGCGCTGTCGCTGGGCGCGTTCGCGGGCAGCGCGGCCGCGTTCGCGGTGGCGCTGGCACTAGCCGGGCGCCGCTGGACCGAGCCGTCCCGGATCCTGCTCGCGGGCGTGGCGGCCGGCCAGCTGTTCTCGGCCGCCACCAGCCTGATCGTGGTGTCGGACGCGACCGCGCAGGCCACCCGCGGCATCACGTTCTGGCTCCTCGGCTCGCTGACCGCGGCGTCCTGGGCGTCCGTGGCGCTGTGCGCGGCGGTCGGCGCCGCGGTGCTGCTCGCCTGCTGGGCGGCAGCGCCGGCGCTGGACGCGTTCACGTTCGGCACGGACGTGGCGCAGTCGCTGGGCTTCTCCCCGGCCCGGGTGCGCGCGCTGCTGTTCACGGCCACGGCCGTACTGGCCGCCACGCTGGTCGCGGCGAGCGGCGCGATCGGGTTCGTCGGCCTCACCGTGCCGCACGCGGCGCGCGCGCTGGCCGGGTCGCGGCACCGGGTGCTGCTGCCGGTCTGCGCACTGACCGGCGCCATCTTCCTGATCTGGGCCGACACCGCGGCCCGTACCGTCTTCGCACCACAGGAGGTGCCGGTCGGCGTGGTCACCGCCCTGATCGGCGTCCCCGCGTTCGCGGTGCTGCTGCGCCGCGGAGGGAGCCCGGCATGA
- a CDS encoding ABC transporter substrate-binding protein, translating to MKTVVISVLLVTLGVTAGCARTEGEAAPAASAATVTSCGLPLTVPAPPRRALALEQNATEILLTLGLADRMAGTSYQTDPVLPELKAGYDAVPVLAKLYPNRETVLQAKPDFVYSTFTSAYATDAAGPRADLGRLNVPAYLSRFACEDPATGEAAVSFDGILAEIEEIAGIFGVPDRGARVVADQRARLAATAGAGTAGTSVLWYYSGTSTPYVAGQRGLPAAISAHLGVTNAYGDATQPWPAGSWEEIAQRNPDVIVLADLTRGGDGDSAQSKKDFLRANAVTRELDAVKNDRFVTVSGSSMDPSVRSITAAEQLAAGLKELTR from the coding sequence ATGAAAACCGTTGTCATATCCGTTCTGCTGGTGACGCTCGGCGTCACCGCGGGATGCGCGCGTACCGAGGGCGAGGCCGCACCCGCGGCCAGTGCCGCCACCGTGACCAGTTGCGGACTGCCGCTCACCGTCCCGGCGCCGCCACGGCGGGCGCTCGCGCTGGAGCAGAACGCCACCGAGATCCTGCTGACGCTCGGGCTCGCGGACCGGATGGCCGGCACCAGCTACCAGACCGACCCGGTGCTGCCGGAACTCAAGGCCGGCTACGACGCGGTCCCGGTGCTGGCGAAGCTCTACCCGAACCGCGAGACCGTGCTCCAGGCGAAGCCGGACTTCGTCTACTCCACGTTCACATCCGCCTACGCCACCGACGCGGCCGGGCCGCGCGCGGACCTGGGCAGGCTGAACGTGCCGGCGTACCTGTCCCGCTTCGCCTGCGAGGACCCGGCCACCGGCGAGGCGGCGGTGAGCTTCGACGGGATCCTCGCGGAGATCGAGGAGATCGCCGGCATCTTCGGCGTGCCCGACCGGGGCGCGCGGGTGGTAGCGGACCAGCGGGCGCGGCTGGCGGCCACGGCCGGCGCCGGCACCGCGGGCACCAGCGTGCTCTGGTACTACTCCGGGACCAGCACGCCGTACGTGGCGGGACAGCGCGGGCTGCCGGCCGCGATCAGCGCGCACCTCGGCGTCACCAACGCGTACGGCGACGCCACCCAGCCCTGGCCCGCGGGCAGCTGGGAGGAGATCGCGCAACGGAACCCGGACGTGATCGTGCTGGCCGACCTGACCCGCGGCGGCGACGGCGACAGCGCGCAGTCCAAGAAGGACTTCCTGAGGGCGAACGCGGTCACCAGGGAGCTGGACGCGGTGAAGAACGACCGGTTCGTCACGGTCTCCGGCTCGTCCATGGACCCGTCCGTCCGTTCGATCACCGCGGCGGAGCAGCTCGCGGCCGGCCTCAAGGAGCTGACCCGGTGA